One segment of Cellulosilyticum sp. I15G10I2 DNA contains the following:
- a CDS encoding tripartite tricarboxylate transporter TctB family protein, with protein sequence MSTQKRQDILFAIITLVVGAFYFIMTAQLPSKGGLVDGRTIPYILGGMMIILGGVQIGLSLKSKNNEDVDSKETIDIKTVLKTAFLIVCYIALFDIIGFLITTFIYLFLQFIILSPAGKKANLIVYLLIAGVFSFFIYTSFRYGLDIMLPQGIITFF encoded by the coding sequence GTGAGTACACAAAAAAGACAAGATATCCTATTTGCCATTATAACTTTGGTGGTGGGGGCGTTCTATTTTATTATGACAGCACAACTTCCAAGTAAAGGCGGGCTGGTAGATGGAAGGACGATACCCTATATTTTAGGTGGAATGATGATTATTCTAGGGGGGGTACAAATAGGACTAAGTTTAAAGTCCAAGAATAATGAGGATGTAGACAGCAAAGAGACTATAGACATCAAAACAGTACTAAAAACAGCCTTTTTAATAGTATGTTATATAGCTTTATTTGATATAATAGGCTTCCTAATAACAACTTTTATTTACTTATTTCTCCAATTTATAATTCTTTCTCCGGCAGGCAAGAAAGCTAATCTAATAGTGTATTTATTGATTGCAGGCGTATTTTCCTTTTTTATCTATACATCATTTCGCTATGGTTTAGATATTATGCTGCCTCAAGGTATCATAACATTTTTCTAG
- a CDS encoding LysR family transcriptional regulator has protein sequence MDVRYLDYIIEIAEQKNMTKAAEKLFVSQSLLSQHLSKLEAELGTPLFTRTKSELIPTPAGNMYLQAAHSIVQIQKKLYQNISRLSETGHISLGITSNWGLEMITDIIPKFKELFPNVVIEVIEDNILPMTKMILSEKLDIALMSVNHLNGFTDQYELLRKEEVIFAVPESHSYCTLHNNAIKEISSSQLEKVFKNDSFILSKKGSTIRNIVDDVLKITQFSPDTICEMNSMLTVRKMVSKGVGVAFMPVSCADSDCGIFYFSLSPKVYRYNIAAYRKHLVFNPAETYLMSLIKEHKFYQGSF, from the coding sequence ATGGATGTAAGATATCTAGATTATATAATTGAGATTGCTGAGCAAAAAAATATGACCAAGGCTGCGGAAAAGCTCTTTGTTTCACAGTCACTTCTAAGTCAGCATCTCTCTAAACTGGAAGCTGAACTAGGAACCCCTCTTTTTACGCGTACAAAAAGCGAACTTATCCCTACCCCTGCTGGCAATATGTATCTTCAGGCTGCTCATTCTATTGTTCAGATTCAAAAAAAGCTTTATCAAAACATATCAAGGCTTTCTGAAACAGGGCATATCAGCTTAGGTATTACCTCCAACTGGGGACTTGAAATGATTACAGATATTATTCCTAAATTCAAAGAGCTTTTCCCCAATGTCGTTATTGAAGTTATTGAGGATAATATTCTACCCATGACAAAAATGATTCTTTCCGAGAAACTGGATATTGCTCTTATGTCAGTCAATCACCTTAACGGTTTCACTGATCAATATGAACTGCTTAGAAAGGAAGAAGTGATTTTTGCTGTGCCTGAATCGCATAGCTATTGCACGCTTCACAATAATGCTATTAAAGAGATTTCTTCTTCTCAGCTCGAAAAGGTATTTAAAAATGACAGCTTTATCTTATCCAAAAAAGGTTCTACCATACGTAATATCGTTGATGATGTTTTAAAGATTACTCAATTTTCTCCTGATACAATATGTGAAATGAACAGTATGCTTACTGTACGCAAAATGGTTTCAAAAGGAGTGGGTGTTGCTTTTATGCCCGTGTCCTGTGCTGATTCTGACTGCGGCATCTTTTATTTTTCTCTTTCACCTAAAGTATACCGTTATAACATAGCCGCCTATAGAAAACACCTTGTCTTTAATCCTGCCGAAACATACCTTATGTCTCTTATTAAAGAACATAAATTCTATCAGGGCTCGTTTTAA
- a CDS encoding AraC family transcriptional regulator, producing the protein MDRTELDAFLRKHTEKERMALEGKYNDEDVVYKKYEEYAEGEGTFLKAYLFEDKYFLSSYENIGTNKQDRFMEVYPHKHNYIELNYVWSGKCTQIINGKNIVCQQGDICILDTKTIHSVEKAEENDIIVNILMRKEFFASTFFNRMTKQGLLAEFLMDAVMKVHDVKQYLLFKTHGNLKIHRLMEDLLCEYYSDALGKREVMESYMIILFTELLRTYRGNASKHTKHNEATIKIFDILEYIEKNYEYCPLHSVAQHFSLNEKYLTMLLKKRTGKSFIAHLQEQKLNKAKMLLINTELSITEIITLCGYSNTHFFYKKFYESEERTPAEYRTDIKKFKSLR; encoded by the coding sequence ATGGATAGAACAGAACTAGATGCTTTTTTAAGAAAACATACTGAAAAAGAGAGAATGGCTTTAGAAGGCAAGTATAATGATGAAGACGTCGTTTATAAAAAGTATGAAGAATATGCCGAAGGAGAAGGTACTTTCTTAAAAGCCTATTTATTTGAAGATAAGTATTTTTTATCTTCCTATGAAAATATAGGCACTAATAAGCAGGATCGCTTTATGGAAGTCTATCCACATAAACATAATTATATTGAACTCAATTATGTTTGGTCTGGAAAGTGTACTCAGATTATTAATGGTAAAAATATTGTCTGCCAGCAGGGAGATATTTGCATTTTAGATACTAAAACAATACATTCTGTTGAGAAAGCAGAAGAAAATGATATCATTGTTAATATCTTAATGAGAAAAGAGTTTTTTGCCTCCACTTTTTTTAATCGAATGACCAAACAAGGTCTTTTAGCAGAGTTTTTAATGGATGCAGTCATGAAAGTTCATGATGTGAAACAATACTTACTATTTAAAACCCATGGCAATCTGAAAATCCATCGTCTTATGGAAGATTTGCTTTGTGAGTATTACAGCGACGCGCTAGGTAAAAGAGAAGTGATGGAAAGCTATATGATTATCCTCTTCACGGAATTATTAAGAACCTATCGCGGCAATGCCTCAAAGCATACCAAACACAATGAAGCTACCATCAAAATTTTTGATATTTTAGAGTACATAGAAAAAAATTATGAGTATTGTCCATTACACTCTGTAGCCCAGCATTTTTCCTTAAATGAAAAGTATTTAACGATGCTCTTAAAAAAAAGGACCGGAAAAAGTTTTATTGCGCATCTTCAAGAGCAAAAACTGAATAAAGCAAAAATGCTGCTTATCAATACGGAACTTTCAATAACAGAGATCATTACCCTTTGCGGGTATAGTAATACGCATTTTTTCTATAAAAAGTTTTATGAATCAGAAGAACGTACCCCCGCGGAGTATCGTACAGATATAAAGAAATTCAAATCTCTCCGATAA
- a CDS encoding alpha-L-rhamnosidase — protein sequence MLKISEIRMDYLKQPMGVITCPQFSWILDSDKRSVHQTSYQLQMADDSDFTNILYDSGIITSDESAHVFIEDINLKSAHKYFVRVRAANNYDETSPWSQSANFVSALLSNNEWQACFISAETKEDAKNSKGTYVRKAFQVKGKVKEAYAFTTALGLYKLYLNGKKIGIDELTPGWTSYNKRLLYQTYDITDSLQEGENAIGAEVGAGWYKGVMGFELQRNHYGERTAFLGQFHIHYEDGTTEIIVTDTTWKGSDSPIRFSEIYDGEIYDAALEQTGWHTPGFCDQTWKAVEIAAYDKNNLVPQSGGTVKEIEEVTAKRIFVTPKGDTVIDFGQNMTGWIHFKVKGQKGDKVEINCFEILDADGNVYLDNLRAAKETLVYLCKGQGEETYHPSFTFQGFQYAKISTYPGEPLLENFTAYAVHSDMEQTGAFECSNKDLNQLQHNILWGLKGNFLDVPTDCPQRDERLGWTGDAQIFCRTASFLMNTYTFFNKWLKDVAADQTPEGGVPHVVPDILSGRCENNWLLNKGTHSAAAWADAAVINPWTLYLTFGDKKIIEEQYDSMKAWIDFMRNHSVDGIWNYKLQFGDWVALDAEEGSYFGATPNDLTCTAYYAYSTGLFAKMAKYIGNMADYKTYWSLYEEVVEGFRRHFFDKDGNMTASTQTAHVVALYFNLVPQMYRQKTADTLVKLIEKENGHLVTGFVGTPYICHALSQNGHTKEAYDLLLKDDFPSWLYQVKMGATTIWEHWDGIKPDGTMWSPDMNSFNHYAYGAIGEWLYRVIAGFEIDEENPGYKHAILYPRIGGDLSYVKASYQTIYGKLALDWTLEADTVTLKACVPHNTTATLYLDEAQEVLESDGLHFADHISGKEALVGSGVYTIKFRR from the coding sequence ATGTTAAAAATATCTGAAATACGTATGGATTATTTAAAACAACCGATGGGGGTAATAACATGCCCGCAATTTAGCTGGATTTTGGACAGTGACAAACGAAGTGTACACCAGACATCTTACCAATTACAGATGGCTGATGACAGCGATTTTACTAATATTTTGTATGACAGCGGCATCATTACAAGTGATGAGTCTGCACATGTTTTTATAGAGGATATAAATCTTAAATCTGCCCATAAATACTTTGTTAGGGTAAGGGCTGCTAATAACTATGATGAAACGAGCCCATGGAGCCAAAGTGCAAACTTTGTATCAGCACTGCTTTCTAACAATGAATGGCAAGCTTGTTTTATTTCCGCGGAAACAAAAGAAGATGCCAAAAACTCCAAAGGGACATATGTTAGAAAAGCCTTTCAGGTTAAAGGTAAAGTAAAAGAAGCTTATGCATTTACCACTGCACTGGGCCTGTACAAACTTTATTTAAACGGCAAAAAAATAGGCATAGATGAGCTGACTCCAGGATGGACATCTTATAACAAACGCTTATTGTATCAAACATATGATATTACTGACAGCCTCCAAGAAGGTGAAAATGCGATTGGCGCCGAGGTGGGTGCCGGTTGGTATAAAGGTGTTATGGGATTTGAATTACAAAGAAACCATTATGGTGAACGAACAGCATTTCTTGGTCAATTTCATATCCACTATGAAGATGGCACCACTGAGATCATTGTGACAGATACTACGTGGAAAGGATCCGACAGCCCTATACGCTTCTCTGAAATTTATGACGGTGAAATCTATGACGCTGCTTTAGAACAAACAGGATGGCATACCCCCGGTTTCTGTGATCAAACTTGGAAAGCAGTTGAAATTGCTGCTTATGATAAAAATAACTTAGTGCCACAGTCTGGAGGTACGGTAAAGGAAATAGAAGAAGTTACGGCAAAACGGATTTTTGTAACACCTAAAGGGGATACGGTCATTGACTTCGGCCAAAATATGACAGGATGGATTCACTTTAAAGTAAAGGGTCAAAAAGGGGACAAAGTAGAAATCAACTGCTTTGAAATATTAGACGCCGACGGCAATGTGTACCTTGATAATTTAAGGGCTGCAAAAGAAACCCTCGTTTATCTGTGTAAAGGCCAAGGGGAAGAAACCTATCATCCAAGCTTTACCTTCCAAGGCTTTCAATATGCAAAAATAAGCACTTATCCTGGTGAACCTCTCCTCGAAAACTTTACAGCCTATGCAGTGCATTCTGATATGGAACAGACAGGTGCCTTTGAGTGTTCTAACAAAGACCTCAATCAGCTTCAGCATAATATCCTCTGGGGCCTAAAGGGCAACTTTTTAGACGTGCCAACGGATTGTCCTCAAAGGGATGAACGCCTTGGCTGGACAGGAGACGCTCAGATCTTCTGCAGAACCGCTAGTTTCCTGATGAACACTTATACTTTTTTTAATAAGTGGCTTAAGGATGTCGCCGCAGATCAAACACCAGAAGGTGGTGTGCCTCATGTGGTGCCAGATATTCTTTCTGGAAGATGTGAAAACAATTGGCTCTTAAATAAAGGCACCCACTCAGCAGCAGCTTGGGCTGATGCAGCTGTCATTAATCCATGGACACTGTATTTAACTTTTGGCGACAAAAAGATTATAGAAGAACAATATGACAGTATGAAAGCTTGGATTGACTTTATGAGGAACCATTCAGTGGATGGTATATGGAATTATAAGCTACAATTTGGAGATTGGGTGGCACTGGATGCAGAAGAAGGAAGCTATTTTGGTGCAACACCTAATGATTTAACCTGTACGGCCTACTATGCCTACTCTACCGGCCTATTTGCTAAAATGGCGAAATACATCGGCAATATGGCTGATTATAAAACATATTGGAGCTTATATGAAGAGGTTGTAGAAGGATTCAGAAGGCACTTTTTTGATAAAGACGGCAATATGACTGCTAGTACTCAGACAGCTCATGTTGTTGCCCTTTATTTCAATTTAGTACCCCAAATGTATCGTCAAAAAACAGCCGACACCTTAGTTAAGTTAATTGAAAAAGAAAATGGACATCTCGTTACAGGTTTTGTAGGCACCCCCTATATCTGCCATGCATTAAGTCAAAACGGTCATACCAAAGAAGCCTACGACCTGTTGCTTAAGGATGATTTTCCATCGTGGTTATATCAAGTTAAAATGGGTGCCACAACAATTTGGGAACACTGGGACGGGATTAAACCAGATGGCACGATGTGGAGCCCTGATATGAACTCTTTTAACCACTATGCCTATGGCGCCATCGGCGAATGGCTCTACAGGGTAATCGCAGGCTTTGAAATCGATGAAGAAAACCCTGGCTATAAACACGCCATTTTATATCCTCGTATAGGGGGCGATCTATCTTATGTGAAGGCTAGTTATCAAACCATCTATGGCAAACTTGCGCTTGACTGGACATTAGAAGCAGATACAGTAACCCTGAAAGCCTGTGTGCCTCATAATACTACAGCTACTTTATACCTAGATGAAGCTCAGGAGGTATTAGAAAGTGATGGTCTACATTTTGCAGATCATATCAGCGGCAAAGAAGCACTAGTCGGCTCTGGTGTGTATACTATCAAATTCAGAAGATAG
- a CDS encoding HD-GYP domain-containing protein: MRIVSISHLKGYEILGKHIYDELDRVLLNKGVKLTPSYIEKIKEMGINSVYIDDELSKDVIIEENISEKTRQMSRRALKEMIESYCREGKTYDSSVKNSVEFILEDVLSNKDVLINVEQISASDSNVYAHSINVSVLSTIIGTHMGYNMSKLKDLATGALLHDIGKIRILNDKKLIGEFKTQTEKDKYIKLMHPKAGYDLLGEQRVWNAHVKVAVLMHHERSDGSGYPMGLKGDEINQMAKIVSICDVFDNLISNRNKEGLKTVSEVIEYLIGMSNIYFDVEMVRKFTMNIAAFPTGSGVLLSSNEKGLVISQNNSMPTRPIVKIIYDKAGNLLSQPYEIDLLKELTLFIAKPCEL; encoded by the coding sequence ATGAGAATCGTTAGCATATCTCACTTAAAAGGATATGAAATCCTTGGAAAGCATATTTACGATGAATTAGATAGGGTTCTACTTAATAAGGGCGTAAAATTGACCCCTTCTTATATCGAAAAGATTAAAGAAATGGGCATTAATTCAGTATATATTGATGATGAACTATCAAAAGATGTAATCATTGAAGAAAACATTTCTGAAAAGACAAGGCAAATGAGTAGACGTGCTTTGAAGGAAATGATTGAAAGCTATTGCCGTGAAGGAAAAACATATGATAGCAGTGTTAAAAATTCAGTGGAGTTTATACTTGAGGATGTACTGTCCAATAAAGATGTTTTGATAAATGTTGAACAAATAAGTGCAAGTGATAGCAATGTATATGCTCATTCGATAAATGTCAGTGTACTCTCTACCATAATAGGAACGCATATGGGATACAATATGTCAAAGCTTAAAGATTTGGCCACTGGGGCATTGCTCCATGACATTGGTAAAATAAGAATACTGAATGATAAGAAGCTTATAGGAGAGTTTAAGACTCAGACTGAAAAGGATAAATATATTAAGCTTATGCACCCAAAGGCCGGCTATGATTTATTAGGAGAACAACGGGTTTGGAACGCACATGTAAAGGTAGCAGTACTCATGCATCATGAAAGAAGTGATGGTAGTGGGTATCCTATGGGATTAAAAGGTGATGAAATAAATCAAATGGCCAAAATAGTATCCATATGTGATGTGTTTGATAATTTAATATCAAATAGAAATAAAGAGGGACTTAAAACAGTATCTGAAGTTATTGAATACCTCATAGGTATGAGTAATATTTATTTTGACGTGGAAATGGTAAGGAAATTTACAATGAACATAGCAGCCTTTCCTACTGGAAGCGGTGTCCTTTTAAGTTCAAATGAAAAAGGCTTAGTCATAAGCCAAAATAATTCAATGCCAACCAGACCTATAGTTAAAATTATATATGATAAAGCGGGCAACCTGCTTTCGCAGCCTTATGAGATTGATTTATTAAAAGAATTAACGCTTTTTATTGCTAAACCTTGTGAACTTTAA
- a CDS encoding response regulator, whose translation MDGKDNFTDFTSDSAGLKLIHNVFLRLLNVDSLNYQAESKKILEEIGIFFDLDRIFIYYFSTDPTFMEIESQWSKERLRPKRETQEKEIVYALPWLMRSINNNDFIAINSKEGLPDEAVFEAEVFETEGIKASLTIPLKDQNKLIGFIGYESLSKSIIWDKKQVEILREVSILLSSIRTRIIKEKAYQSIINGQALLLNNSQSQIWALSNANSYESVNEAHAAFFGKRKEELEYQDLYDIFDIDTANKLSQVNWELFEKNEPAERELEIKNFQGENRLLRVKSKPQKEITGNIRYLICTAEDITEQRKAETELHKAKEQAEAANIAKSQFLANMSHEIRTPINGIFGFLELLQLTPLSLKQEEFIREAKSASEILLYLISDILDFSKIEAKRLRMEEIRFNLRMIIEDAASLLAPKAAEKGLEIYTIIKSGVPEEVIGDPSRLRQVLNNLISNAIKFTKEGEISVTVDCLGEKKGIACLSFEVRDTGIGIREEHIHTIFQSFSQADASTTREYGGTGLGLAISNELVKIMGGKISVHSIYGEGSTFKFNVKLKLTKEISEHHLMFKKLEGINILIVANNENNRKSMSACLEGIDLKVFEAKDGASAITTIFSTTNTKDKISIAIIDYQLPDMSAYELAETIKTITSAKDIKLILLTSVTQKGDAHMTKEYGFSSYLAKPVRKHDLFGCISLVLGLTKQDEEQKVVTTHSVKEVKNPLKPRILLVEDNEMNRKILISILKTRDMTCDVAVNGSEALKAVSEKDYDVVFMDCQMPVMDGYECTSKIRGLEGNKKHTTIIAITANAMEGDYAKCIEAGMDDYISKPIHSDILFNMIAANTKERADQNTYNGIINDNIDNLVKDTGLNKEDAREILEDYIKCLPDLLLGVRDAIYNKDFHKLAALTHELKGSSGNLRISSLYELAIEFETAAKKEEIDECIRLFTQIKVLCK comes from the coding sequence ATGGATGGAAAAGATAACTTTACAGATTTTACAAGCGACAGTGCTGGTCTTAAACTAATTCATAATGTTTTTCTAAGATTGTTAAATGTAGATAGTCTTAACTATCAGGCTGAATCAAAAAAAATATTAGAAGAAATCGGAATATTTTTTGATTTAGATAGAATTTTCATCTATTATTTTTCTACAGATCCTACTTTTATGGAAATAGAATCTCAATGGAGCAAGGAAAGGCTACGACCCAAAAGAGAAACGCAGGAAAAAGAAATAGTTTATGCGCTTCCATGGTTAATGCGTAGTATTAATAATAATGATTTTATTGCAATAAATAGTAAAGAAGGTCTTCCAGATGAAGCAGTGTTTGAAGCAGAGGTTTTTGAGACAGAGGGAATAAAAGCTTCACTTACCATTCCATTAAAAGATCAAAATAAATTAATTGGGTTTATAGGTTATGAAAGTTTGTCGAAGTCTATCATCTGGGATAAGAAACAAGTCGAAATATTAAGGGAAGTTTCAATACTTCTTTCATCTATAAGAACCCGAATTATAAAGGAAAAAGCCTATCAATCAATCATTAATGGACAAGCACTTTTACTGAATAACTCTCAATCACAGATTTGGGCTTTAAGTAATGCTAATTCCTATGAAAGTGTGAATGAAGCCCATGCAGCGTTTTTTGGAAAGCGCAAAGAGGAGTTAGAATATCAGGATTTATATGATATATTTGACATAGACACTGCAAATAAGTTGTCGCAAGTTAATTGGGAGCTGTTTGAAAAAAATGAGCCTGCCGAAAGAGAACTTGAGATTAAAAACTTCCAAGGTGAAAATAGGCTACTTCGGGTTAAAAGCAAACCTCAGAAGGAGATAACTGGCAATATTAGATACCTTATTTGTACTGCTGAGGACATCACCGAACAAAGAAAAGCAGAAACTGAGCTGCACAAAGCAAAAGAGCAGGCAGAAGCCGCGAATATTGCAAAAAGTCAGTTCCTCGCTAACATGTCTCACGAAATAAGGACTCCGATAAATGGCATATTTGGATTTCTCGAACTATTACAGTTAACTCCTCTGTCTTTAAAACAAGAAGAATTTATCCGTGAAGCCAAATCTGCTTCAGAAATATTATTATATCTTATCAGCGATATATTGGATTTTTCGAAGATAGAAGCCAAAAGGTTGAGGATGGAAGAGATTAGGTTTAACTTAAGAATGATTATTGAAGATGCCGCTTCACTACTGGCTCCTAAAGCAGCAGAAAAAGGTCTTGAAATTTACACCATAATTAAATCGGGAGTTCCTGAAGAGGTTATTGGCGACCCATCAAGACTTAGGCAAGTACTAAACAATCTCATAAGTAATGCAATAAAATTTACTAAAGAGGGTGAGATTTCTGTTACAGTGGATTGTTTGGGAGAAAAAAAGGGGATAGCCTGTCTTAGCTTTGAAGTAAGGGATACTGGGATCGGCATTCGCGAGGAGCATATTCATACTATCTTTCAATCCTTTAGTCAGGCAGATGCTTCTACAACTAGGGAGTATGGTGGCACTGGGCTAGGACTTGCCATTTCTAACGAACTCGTGAAAATCATGGGGGGTAAAATTTCAGTTCATAGTATATATGGAGAAGGTTCTACCTTTAAATTTAATGTGAAATTAAAACTAACAAAAGAAATATCTGAACACCATTTAATGTTTAAAAAGCTTGAGGGCATTAACATTTTGATTGTAGCTAATAATGAGAATAATAGGAAAAGTATGAGTGCCTGTTTAGAGGGAATCGATCTCAAGGTTTTTGAAGCCAAGGATGGAGCTAGTGCTATTACAACCATTTTTTCAACTACAAATACCAAAGACAAAATAAGTATTGCCATCATAGATTATCAACTGCCGGACATGAGTGCATATGAGCTTGCAGAAACAATAAAAACAATAACTTCTGCCAAAGATATTAAACTCATTCTTCTAACCTCTGTAACTCAAAAGGGAGACGCTCATATGACAAAAGAATATGGCTTTTCATCTTATTTAGCTAAACCAGTGAGAAAGCATGACTTATTTGGCTGCATTTCTCTCGTATTAGGGCTCACAAAACAAGATGAAGAACAAAAAGTCGTAACTACGCATAGCGTTAAAGAAGTTAAGAATCCATTAAAGCCGAGAATTCTATTGGTTGAAGATAATGAGATGAATCGTAAAATACTTATAAGTATACTTAAAACTCGTGATATGACTTGTGATGTGGCGGTAAATGGCAGTGAAGCCTTAAAAGCAGTGTCAGAAAAAGATTATGATGTTGTCTTTATGGATTGTCAGATGCCAGTAATGGATGGGTATGAATGCACATCTAAAATAAGGGGCCTTGAAGGCAATAAAAAGCATACCACAATTATTGCAATCACTGCTAATGCTATGGAAGGTGATTACGCAAAGTGTATTGAAGCTGGTATGGATGATTATATTAGCAAACCTATTCATTCTGATATCCTATTTAATATGATAGCGGCGAACACTAAAGAAAGAGCAGATCAGAACACTTATAACGGCATAATAAATGATAATATTGATAACTTAGTTAAAGACACTGGACTTAATAAAGAAGATGCAAGAGAAATACTTGAAGACTATATAAAATGTCTCCCTGATTTACTCTTAGGTGTTAGGGATGCTATTTATAATAAGGATTTTCATAAATTGGCTGCGCTTACTCATGAGTTAAAAGGTTCTTCTGGAAATCTAAGAATTAGCTCTCTTTATGAATTAGCAATAGAGTTTGAGACAGCTGCTAAAAAAGAAGAAATAGATGAATGTATTAGACTATTTACGCAAATCAAAGTTCTGTGTAAATAG
- a CDS encoding response regulator, producing MKKVLIVDNSSYMRMFVKKIIEKEGLYTIFEAPGKDAAMKLFKSERPSIVILDLNMAENTMEGMEVLADVIKIDPEAVVIIISAVGDENVKNECIALGAKCYIKKPIDTDILLKTLEEYK from the coding sequence ATGAAAAAAGTATTAATAGTAGATAATTCATCTTATATGAGAATGTTTGTGAAAAAAATCATTGAAAAAGAAGGTCTGTATACTATTTTTGAGGCACCAGGCAAGGATGCGGCAATGAAGCTATTCAAAAGTGAGAGGCCAAGTATTGTTATTTTGGATTTAAATATGGCTGAGAATACCATGGAGGGTATGGAGGTACTAGCCGATGTGATCAAAATTGACCCAGAAGCAGTTGTAATCATTATATCCGCCGTAGGAGACGAAAATGTGAAAAATGAATGTATAGCACTCGGAGCCAAGTGTTATATTAAGAAACCTATTGATACGGATATTTTATTAAAGACACTAGAAGAATATAAATAA
- the garD gene encoding galactarate dehydratase, which yields MADKKRPLYIKVHEKDNVAITVDVVAQGVVVVDDVVASEEIPEGHKIAIKDIPKDGKIIRYGVVLGYAINAISKGDWINENMLHLPVPPEVDDMVFGTNIITDLPTPPVLTFEGYKNPDGGYAGTRNILGISTTVQCVTGVLNVAVERIKRDLLPKYPNVDDVVPINHAYGCGVAINAPEAVIPIRALANLTKHPNFGGELMLVALGCEKLTPEMIVAEEDINPENVLVLQDIEGFVKQVQAIMEMAEKKLQKLNARKRETLPLSDLVIGMQCGGSDAFSGVTANPSAGYAADMLVKAGATVMFSEVTEVRDGVYLLAERAVDEEVGKKLAKEMKWYDNYLEKGEVDRSANPTPGNKKGGLSNIVEKAMGSIAKSGTSPIVEVLSPGERPTKKGLIYAATPASDIVCGPMQLASGITLQVFMTGRGTPYGLAAAPVVKVSSRSNLKESWNDLIDINAGTIATGDATIEEVGTELFNFIVDVASGRKKSWAEEWKIYNDLCIFNPAPIT from the coding sequence GTGGCAGATAAAAAAAGACCCCTTTATATAAAGGTTCATGAAAAAGATAATGTGGCTATTACTGTAGATGTGGTAGCGCAAGGTGTAGTGGTAGTAGATGATGTGGTTGCTTCCGAGGAGATCCCAGAGGGGCATAAAATTGCAATCAAAGATATTCCTAAAGATGGGAAAATTATACGTTATGGCGTAGTGCTAGGGTATGCCATAAATGCGATCTCTAAAGGAGACTGGATTAATGAAAACATGCTGCATCTTCCTGTTCCACCGGAAGTAGATGATATGGTGTTTGGTACGAATATTATAACAGATTTGCCTACGCCTCCTGTTTTGACCTTTGAAGGCTACAAAAATCCAGATGGCGGCTATGCGGGGACTAGAAATATTTTAGGGATAAGCACTACAGTTCAGTGCGTAACGGGTGTGCTGAATGTGGCGGTAGAACGTATCAAAAGAGATCTTCTGCCTAAATACCCTAATGTAGATGATGTCGTACCGATTAATCACGCTTATGGGTGTGGTGTGGCCATTAATGCGCCGGAGGCAGTGATTCCTATTCGCGCTTTAGCCAATCTTACCAAACATCCGAACTTTGGCGGGGAACTCATGTTGGTTGCCCTAGGATGTGAAAAGCTGACACCGGAGATGATTGTAGCTGAAGAAGATATTAATCCAGAAAATGTGCTCGTTTTACAAGATATTGAAGGATTTGTAAAACAAGTGCAGGCTATTATGGAAATGGCAGAAAAGAAGCTACAGAAGTTAAATGCAAGAAAAAGAGAAACGCTGCCGTTATCAGACCTCGTGATTGGTATGCAGTGTGGGGGCAGTGATGCTTTCTCAGGTGTTACAGCCAATCCATCAGCAGGGTATGCTGCAGATATGCTGGTAAAGGCTGGCGCAACAGTTATGTTTTCGGAAGTGACAGAAGTAAGAGATGGCGTATACCTTTTAGCTGAGAGAGCTGTTGATGAAGAAGTGGGCAAAAAGCTCGCCAAAGAAATGAAGTGGTATGATAACTACTTAGAAAAAGGTGAAGTAGACCGTAGCGCCAATCCGACACCGGGTAATAAAAAAGGCGGATTATCTAATATTGTTGAAAAGGCAATGGGATCAATTGCAAAGTCAGGGACTTCACCAATAGTAGAAGTACTTTCACCCGGAGAACGTCCAACTAAAAAGGGACTCATTTATGCAGCAACACCAGCCAGTGATATTGTGTGCGGGCCTATGCAGCTGGCATCAGGTATTACTTTACAAGTATTTATGACAGGCCGGGGTACGCCTTATGGCTTAGCAGCAGCACCTGTAGTTAAGGTATCTTCTAGAAGCAATCTCAAAGAGAGTTGGAATGACCTCATCGATATTAATGCAGGAACAATTGCTACAGGGGACGCAACGATTGAAGAAGTAGGGACTGAACTTTTTAACTTCATAGTTGATGTAGCAAGCGGACGCAAAAAAAGCTGGGCAGAAGAGTGGAAGATCTATAATGACTTATGTATTTTCAACCCTGCACCTATTACATGA